ttgaaattttgaaatgggACAAGTTTGGATAAGACAAGTGCGTGCGGAATTGTTGGAATTCTGACTACacaatttattctttcacaTTTGGAATTTGGATATTTCGAAATTCCGTTTAGCCGGGGCGGGGTGGAGTCCCGGAAACGCTTAATTACGAATTATTTTCTGGCGAAActtttgaagtaaagaaatcaaatcttgaagaaacaacaaagtttcgaattgtCGGAAGTTACGATGTAGAGCAAAGTTcggattgagaaaaaattttgaaaaaaattaactttctattcagtaaaatttcaaattcttataatatgaaaatacaaatatatatttgactaaaaattttaaactacacgtttattcattttcactcttaacattataaaatattattcgaaTGATAATGTCATTCAAACTTATCAACGtactaaattaaaaaaataacaaactaataaaaataaaacatataaaaatttatatacatataaaatatttatatacatattatataattgaattgtttatttatttatttatttattcattcattaatgtatttatttattaatacaaTACCAATATCAAAAGTACCTCAACCTAATTCcttgtaattttattcaaactgcCGATTGGCAACGTGCGGTTCATAGACGAAGTGAAGTACATAGTTTATATAGAATTGGAGAGTCGCACTATTCTCACGacctttcaatttcaaacccGTCTCTTTGAAACATTTATCACGGTTGTACATCTCCTACATCGCGCTCTACTAAAATGCCGCGATCCTTCCAAGTCCTTGGTTTATACcgtgaatatatatttatatgcctATACACACACAGACATCGGCTTTAGTATTTGGTGAAACTGAACATCGTGTACGACGTGATATTATTTCTCGTTTCCTCTCCGTTATAAGATAAAAGTTTCCGTTTTAATACGACTAAACGGTCATTGCGCGATCtcttatatatctatatatatatacacacacatacatatacagtcATATTGCACAATTTACAACGAAAAGTTTATCCACTTGTGTTGCTTCACTGTCCAGAATCCAGGAATATTATTTTGCAAGTATTCCGGTAGTTTAAAGAACTCGGTGAATCTTGTGATTTATATCCTTGTTGtcaacttattattattattattattgttgttgttgttgttatttgtCTGTTTATTACCGCTAGAAACATTCAACTTTATTGGTCGAGGTCAAGTATTTCGatgcaaattaaaaaatatataggtataaccgATGCGGTGATGATGTTACTGCTGCATGCATGCTCGGTTAGCTAATCgcgtattgatttttttcttctttctttttattcgttttatttatctacGCCTAAATAACATCTGCTTATGGACGGATTACCAAAGGattattcatttctatttttgaaCAGACTATAGAGAGAGTATAGTGGGCATGTCGATCGATTCtgcatgataaataaataaataaagcgtCGAAATTCAGGAGAGACAAagcaaagagagagaaaggcggAACAGAAGAtcgctattttatttataattaggtTTATTTAGTTGGTCAGATTTATTGGTTGTAATATAAGGGTTAAAATCATTAATTGTTAtactataaaaaaatcgtaaagtggtgatggtggtggtaactgaaaaataaattcacaactcaatttttttctttttttttttttgcttctcttCTTTCGTTCCGAGTTAAATGTTCAGACACGTGGGCTGATAACGCGAACGAAAGTCGTTGAAGAAACGAGAAAACGAAGAatgcaagaagaagaagaagaagaaaaaaaatgaaagaaagagagcctgcatatatatatttttttttcttgtcgtcttattttttcaatgcctttttcttgttttcggactagataaaaaaaaaagttttcctccTTTTTGTCGCTTTGAAAAGACGTCGGATATGCGtataattttatgaatgattAATATGCTAATAGAAGGCTCAGTTATTACGAATTCCCCTAGTAGGCCTTTCACCCCTCTTGCTGATGATGATGCTGctgcggctgctgctgctgctggaggGAAAGAGACGAATGCACgttagaatatatataataatgtagtGTGCAGGAAACGTGACACTGCAGGCAACCCCTTTGCGTTTTAAATACAAATAACAATGAATCATCTTTCAACGCGCCCATGCCTACCTACATCCTAGATAAGCAGGGTGCGTTACAATAATGACATTTTCACATGCTAAAGGCACCATCGTGTGCACACGTTATTTTAGGGGTTGAACAACCCCTTTTGTAGCCTAAGGCGGCAGCGACGATACCTAGGCTGAAATTGTGCTGTTCGAAAAACTTGGGTAgtcatattaaattttattttgatactCGGAGATAACGCGAATATAAGGAAAAGAGATCATttctgcacttttttttaactttaaatGGCAGCAATTTATACCTAATATAGTTTAAAGAAATTGgaatgttgtaattttttgttttttaatctttAATGTACATCCAACTTTTGGATACAACTTTTtagaaaacagtttttctttATCGGCATGCTTCTTTCTATTCCAGAAtacaaaaaagcaaaaacagAACTGAAAAAACGATCGACGGATACTCTGCGGCTGCAGAAAAAGAAGGCTCGAAAGATTCACGGACAGGCTCAGGGACAATGTACCGGCGGTGATTTGGAACTGTGTAAACTGCTCGAGTCATCGGCAGCAGTAGTAAGGGAAAAACGAATCAGTTTGGAAGAAACTGAGAGGAAAGCTGTGAGAGCCGCTCTCGTCGAGGAAcgcggtcgtttttgtttacTCGCCAGGTTCCTTAAACCTGTATTGGTCAGTATCGAATTTGGAGAGAGATTATTGTTAGAATAAAATCATTCTCGTAAAGAACTAATTAATAATTGTGATTTATAATTAGGACGAAGAAATCGCTATGCTCATGGAGTTGACACACCTTCAAGAAGTATCCGATCAATTGCAGAGGCATACAGCTTCGCCAAATCACTTACCGCCTGCCTCCGAACAGGTAATTGTAATCTTAATTTCCATAGCTGTTTGTGCTTTTAATATACCGTCCACATTTTCGTGTTCATTTTATATTAAGCTTTGCGTGTCTTTCAGGTGATCTCGGATATCAAGGGATGCGACACAACACAGTGGTCGCTGACCACGCCACCTTCCAGTCCCTCGTTGTCTTTGGGATCACGAAAGAGTTCTATGTGCTCCATCAGTTCGCtgaccagcagcagcagcggctcGTGCAAAAGTCATCCAAGTCCTTCCGGACATCCCTGGCACAGATCTTTGTCTCAGGTAAAGAATTAACCGTGTTTATCAGTTCGTTCGCATTGTCCGGTTCTTTCTGTATCTCAGTATTGTAAATGCTATAGTTGTTACTTCCCTACTCGGCATTGTATATTGTAGAATTCGTTCatctcttcttttcattcgCCAGCGATTCTAGCGACATACTTGAAACTCGTTGGTttcgttatacatatttattgatttatttttttcgttgtttaattattattaatttattagcaGCATGCACGAAAGAGTTTTTAGCGTATGTTAGTATTATCGCATTTAgatgaatttcaattcacttttttcttctgctttttCAACATCTATTTTGTTAACACACTAAGAGAGAAACGGAGgatatatgcatattatttattcaataatttatcatttatttattttatgctTATATTTTATGAGTTTATTTAAAGTCAGTGTCGCTATAGCTTAGCAAATGAATGCAAGTAGTTGATGTTGTACTGTGTAGCCTGTTGGTGTATCTGTAAGGCCAATCAGCACAAGTGGGATGGTCACAATGCGCCACTTGGCCAGTGGATGTTCACGAGATTCTGGGTTCACTTCTCAAGATACTCTATATGCTCAACCGATCACTGAACAtcaggtaaaaaatattcgatagaaatattaatactatcttTCTGGCTAATGTacattgtattttttattcttaagttgattcgtttttttgtgtaattaagttgacttttttttatacaatgagAAGGACAAACTgcattttctttgtaaaacGAAACGTGAAATTAAagcctcttcttcttttaaacACATTTTCATTGTGTGACATTCAATATAAATTGCGTTCAATAACAAACATTTGTTTCTAGGTATCCAATGTATCTTCCCATAGTAACCAGAGTACAGGATCGACTACGATGAGGCCTGTGACGACTTCTACATGGCCAGATCTACAGGAGTCTTCCATTCAATTCGACAGGCAAAGCCAAAATGTGGTCAACGAACGACCGCATACTATATCTTCCGGTGAGATGATGATGTTTCTGTCTTTGAATATATGGATTTGATATTCTTGGCAGTTGATGTTATCAAACTTTCTTaatagaaaaattggaaatgaaaAGTATTGAATCTGTTTCAGCGTATGAAAAAGGACATCACCAACGTCCCGCGCTTAGTGTTTACACCTTCCAAGCACCAGAGGGGACTGGCACAGGCACAACCTGCTGTCACAGTCAACCGGCGTCTCCAGTATCATCGTCTTCGTCGTGTTCGTCTTCGAACCAACAACACACTCATTtacaaaatcaacaaaatcGTGTGCAAATGAGAAATAACAGGCCACCAATACCGAGCCGCTGCTCTAGCCTTGAACGGCCCGTTGTTCCGGCAAAAAATGAACCGCCGGGAAGTCCCAGGGGAAAACCTAAGCTACCTTTGCCCGCACACTTAGCCAAAGGTTTATATTGACTCATATTTTGATTTCTAATTACACCACTTTGTTGCGAATCGACTGGATCTAAACTTgtcaaaaatgattttcagaattGACTACACATCAGCTTCAGCAACCGATGTACGTTAATATGCACGAACTGGCTAACCTGGCTGCTAGTCGTGCCCAGGAAATGCAACAACTTCCACCTCCACCACCGCCAACTTCTGGCGCCATTAGTGATAAGGTATGTGTACTGGTGGAGCAGAGTTTGATTTACCTTCTTGCGATTTACTGGTTTCAAgacttttcaataattatttatcataggCCGATGCTCCGGAAAAGGATGGTGGCAGTTTAACGTCTGAGTCCAGTCTGGAGTCTAGCAGTGGTTACGGTAGTCAGACAACTCTTCCTCACGTTCAACAGCTTTCCCAAAATCCATCTCAAGGAGCTGAGGAAGAAAATACAAGCAATCAACAGGAGAAAGGTACGGAATTTTGGTCGCATATTTGAACATGCATCATTGTAGCTCCGAACATTCATTTCGCACGTATTAGAAAGCATTTTTGCATTAAATGCAGATATTTGGAACGTGATGGTATGATGTtgagtgtttttgtttgttattttttttcattttgagatgtggataaaaattgaaaattttgttgttttccgTGTCTGATATCATATTAGTAATTATTTTGTCGAGCATTTCATTGTTGtccagctttttttttatgacttGTCTTGAATGGCTTATATGCTCTGCATGTGTTTGTGTAGTTGCTATGGACAACGAAGAACGTTCTGGTTTCGAGTGTATTTTGCGACATCAGAATGCTACGAACGTATCATCACGTCGTCCAGTGTCCATGAGTGGTGAGTCCTGCATCCCCATATTCTGCTTTCATCTTGCGGCCTATTTACACATCATTACTACTGTAATGTTACGAGCATGAACAATCACTAtggttatttaaaaattaggATTTGATGGACTGTTACAAATAAAATGTGTTGAAActttgatataaattttcaataattgatAACCGTAGGTGCatgcgagttttttttttttttttaagcataAGTAAAATAAGGCTATTGTAAAGGAAATGCAAATGCTTCAGGCTTTATATTTAGCTTATGTTACATATGCAGGCTTCACAGTGGTTCCCCTTTTTCTCTGACGTTACCCtaattcttttccattttccctTGAAAACCAcatatttttaatgatttctgAAATAGATAAGCAAATATGACAGCcgtattttcaatcaaattggcaatgaaaactttttgtgAGACTTCAGATGTAAGCTaatatatgaaaatgtataaaatctCCAAAATTGCGCCAGAAACATCACGATTTCATGTCATTTCTTTACCTTTCCGCAAGACAAAAGGGTTTTGCGTGTTTTTGTTCAGGACTGAATGTAGATTGTGGCTATTATGCCGTTTTGCGCATTTGAAATCTATCGACTTAAATTGTAAGtccacgtcggaaaagtgtaGCGTCCGCtgatttgcttttttcttcgtgaatgtgaaagaattttgaaaactttataCGGTCTTATTTTGAGTTGAACCGTCCTCTGTTTCCCCTCGAAAAACCTGAATTAAGCTCCGTGAAGCCAGCATGATttagaaaaacgaaataattttcgcCAAGATCAAATGTTGCAGACAATGCTAAGAAAacttctttcgttatttttcggtTACCGGTcgttttttcgtaatttaacTGCctttggtcctaggctattttttatgtattttctgggttcctgggggATCGATTAGTCTAAGAGGGGGCATACATATCGATTCCGACACAATAGATTCTTTTGCCAAAAAagagtaaggctaacccctttggattttttttttgaaattttcgactgatTTGAAGAATGCTAAAAACTGATCTTTCATGCTCTactccgacgtgattttgcgaaagaaatcaattgcatgcagtcccaataccctgcgagcaaattatcaaaagtaacagTCGAAGAACGGAAGTTCCGTTTTTTCAgttttgctgctgctggtcattcctccgtcatttctctgctgttgatcctacatTAATTTCATTGTGTTTTCTGGTTTCCTGGAGGTTCAATAGGTCGAGcgagggtcatacaaatcgattctgagactatggatttttctgccaaaatgaaagtagggctaacccctctggatttttggcgaaaatttcgacgactttgaaaagtgctgcaattaattctttcaggcactattccgacgtaattttgcgagaggaatcgattaagcgcagtcccaatacgctgcgagcaacggatcaaaagttacaggcgaaaaactgcttattttcgtcctcatttctctgctgttggtcctacgctctttttcgtgtgttttttgagttcctgggggtcgatttactccggaaagggtcatacaaatcgattccaagacaaaagatttttcggccaaaaaaaatccaaggctaacccctttgcatttttggtgaaaatttcgacgactttgaaaagtgctgcaattaattctttcaggcactattccgacgtaattttgcgagaggaatcgattaagcgcagtcccaatacgctgcgagcaacggatcaaaagttacaggcgaaaaactgcttattttcgtcctcatttctctgctgttggtcctacgctctttttcgtgtgttttttgagttcctgggggtcgatttactccggaaagggtcatacaaatcgattccaagacaaaagatttttcggccaaaaaaaatccaaggctaacccctttgcatttttggtgaaaatttcgacgactttgaaaagtgctgcaattaattctttcaggcactattccgacgtaattttgcgagaggaatcgattaagcgcagtcccgaaacgctgcgagcaacggatcaaaagttacaggcgaaaaactgcttattttcgtcctcatttctctgctgttggtcctacgctctttttcgtgtgttttttgagttcctgggggtcgatttactccggaaagggtcatacaaatcgattccaagacaaaagatttttcggccaaaaaaaatccaaggctaacccctttgcatttttggtgaaaatttcgacgactttgaaaagtgctgcaattaattctttcaggcactattccgacgtaattttgcgagaggaatcgattaagcgcagtcccaatacgctgcgagcaacggatcaaaagttacaggcgaaaaactgcttattttcgtcctcatttctctgctgttggtcctacgctctttttcgtgtgttttttgagttcctgggggtcgatttactccggaaagggtcatacaaatcgattccaagacaaaagatttttcggccaaaaaaaatccaaggctaacccctttgcatttttggtgaaaatttcgacgactttgaaaagtgctgcaattaattctttcaggcactattccgacgtaattttgcgagaggaatcgattaagcgcagtcccaatacgctgcgagcaacggatcaaaagttacaggcgaaaaactgcttattttcgtcctcatttctctgctgttggtcctacgctctttttcgtgtgttttttgagttcctgggggtcgatttactccggaaagggtcatacaaatcgattccaagacaaaagatttttcggccaaaaaaaatccaaggctaacccctttgcatttttggtgaaaatttcgacgactttgaaaagtgctgcaattaattctttcaggcactattccgacgtaattttgcgagaggaatcgattaagcgcagtcccaatacgctgcgagcaacggatcaaaagttacaggcgaaaaactgcttattttcgtcctcatttctctgctgttggtcctacgctctttttcgtgtgttttttgagttcctgggggtcgatttactccggaaagggtcatacaaatcgattccaagacaaaagatttttcggccaaaaaaaatccaaggctaacccctttgcatttttggtgaaaatttcgacgactttgaaaagtgctgcaattaattctttcaggcactattccgacgtaattttgcgagaggaatcgattaggcgcagtcccaatacgctgcgagcaacggatcaaaagttacaggcgaaaaactgcttattttcgtcctcatttctctgctgttggtcctacgctctttttcgtgtgttttttgagttcctgggggtcgatttactccggaaagggtcatacaaatcgattccaagacaaaagatttttcggccaaaaaaaatccaaggctaacccctttgcatttttggtgaaaatttcgacgactttgaaaagtgctgcaattaattctttcaggcactattccgacgtaattttgcgagaggaatcgattaagcgcagtcccaatacgctgcgagcaacggatcaaaagttacaggcgaaaaactgctcattttcgtcctcatttctctgctgttggtcctacgctctttttcgtgtgttttttgagttcctgggggtcgatttactccggaaagggtcatacaaatcgattccaagacaaaagatttttcggccaaaaaaaatccaaggctaacccctttgcatttttggtgaaaatttcgacgactttgaaaagtgctgcaattaattctttcaggcactattccgacgtaattttgcgagaggaatcgattaagcgcagtcccaatacgctgc
This is a stretch of genomic DNA from Diprion similis isolate iyDipSimi1 chromosome 9, iyDipSimi1.1, whole genome shotgun sequence. It encodes these proteins:
- the LOC124410663 gene encoding protein MTSS 2 isoform X3, which encodes MEVNIERECSALGGLFQQIIVDMKNGTPLWEDLISKATKLHTCLRAAILAISAYLEAFQKIADAATSARGATKEIGTALTRICLRHKAVEARMKTFTSAIMECLVMPLQEKLEDWKKSLVNLDKEHAKEYKKAKTELKKRSTDTLRLQKKKARKIHGQAQGQCTGGDLELCKLLESSAAVVREKRISLEETERKAVRAALVEERGRFCLLARFLKPVLDEEIAMLMELTHLQEVSDQLQRHTASPNHLPPASEQVISDIKGCDTTQWSLTTPPSSPSLSLGSRKSSMCSISSLTSSSSGSCKSHPSPSGHPWHRSLSQVSNVSSHSNQSTGSTTMRPVTTSTWPDLQESSIQFDRQSQNVVNERPHTISSAYEKGHHQRPALSVYTFQAPEGTGTGTTCCHSQPASPVSSSSSCSSSNQQHTHLQNQQNRVQMRNNRPPIPSRCSSLERPVVPAKNEPPGSPRGKPKLPLPAHLAKELTTHQLQQPMYVNMHELANLAASRAQEMQQLPPPPPPTSGAISDKADAPEKDGGSLTSESSLESSSGYGSQTTLPHVQQLSQNPSQGAEEENTSNQQEKVAMDNEERSGFECILRHQNATNVSSRRPVSMSAALSTGLCSTRQQNQNHNQNKSATLLPRRGSMQQAVRPAPPVRRTSTIIGGTFNALINNPNASNNDDNNKKDVTKDEAHDEADNLPPPPAFLLESTSPTPTPTPQRSISVSETVRTLTELRHTPASPSFLRKLASSQQNNNSVSTTIASTTATTNTLIRRTQSIDRTSTIRSHSQDRSSVSSLTGQQSHSQVQGQGPGGVGQGFMAVLSAKLVPSSLLPNNVASNTNANINSGSPKTSRRHSVEQQSNRNSRAPSSFLGTLNAKLAQQQQGVQSQGVLNTANRSASVRRIMGNRIPMVDLDPLQVRDSLMDQIRRGTALRKTSGPINDCSAPKIY
- the LOC124410663 gene encoding uncharacterized protein PB18E9.04c isoform X1, giving the protein MEVNIERECSALGGLFQQIIVDMKNGTPLWEDLISKATKLHTCLRAAILAISAYLEAFQKIADAATSARGATKEIGTALTRICLRHKAVEARMKTFTSAIMECLVMPLQEKLEDWKKSLVNLDKEHAKEYKKAKTELKKRSTDTLRLQKKKARKIHGQAQGQCTGGDLELCKLLESSAAVVREKRISLEETERKAVRAALVEERGRFCLLARFLKPVLDEEIAMLMELTHLQEVSDQLQRHTASPNHLPPASEQVISDIKGCDTTQWSLTTPPSSPSLSLGSRKSSMCSISSLTSSSSGSCKSHPSPSGHPWHRSLSQPVGVSVRPISTSGMVTMRHLASGCSRDSGFTSQDTLYAQPITEHQVSNVSSHSNQSTGSTTMRPVTTSTWPDLQESSIQFDRQSQNVVNERPHTISSAYEKGHHQRPALSVYTFQAPEGTGTGTTCCHSQPASPVSSSSSCSSSNQQHTHLQNQQNRVQMRNNRPPIPSRCSSLERPVVPAKNEPPGSPRGKPKLPLPAHLAKELTTHQLQQPMYVNMHELANLAASRAQEMQQLPPPPPPTSGAISDKADAPEKDGGSLTSESSLESSSGYGSQTTLPHVQQLSQNPSQGAEEENTSNQQEKVAMDNEERSGFECILRHQNATNVSSRRPVSMSAALSTGLCSTRQQNQNHNQNKSATLLPRRGSMQQAVRPAPPVRRTSTIIGGTFNALINNPNASNNDDNNKKDVTKDEAHDEADNLPPPPAFLLESTSPTPTPTPQRSISVSETVRTLTELRHTPASPSFLRKLASSQQNNNSVSTTIASTTATTNTLIRRTQSIDRTSTIRSHSQDRSSVSSLTGQQSHSQVQGQGPGGVGQGFMAVLSAKLVPSSLLPNNVASNTNANINSGSPKTSRRHSVEQQSNRNSRAPSSFLGTLNAKLAQQQQGVQSQGVLNTANRSASVRRIMGNRIPMVDLDPLQVRDSLMDQIRRGTALRKTSGPINDCSAPKIY
- the LOC124410663 gene encoding uncharacterized protein PB18E9.04c isoform X2 → MEVNIERECSALGGLFQQIIVDMKNGTPLWEDLISKATKLHTCLRAAILAISAYLEAFQKIADAATSARGATKEIGTALTRICLRHKAVEARMKTFTSAIMECLVMPLQEKLEDWKKSLVNLDKEHAKEYKKAKTELKKRSTDTLRLQKKKARKIHGQAQGQCTGGDLELCKLLESSAAVVREKRISLEETERKAVRAALVEERGRFCLLARFLKPVLDEEIAMLMELTHLQEVSDQLQRHTASPNHLPPASEQVISDIKGCDTTQWSLTTPPSSPSLSLGSRKSSMCSISSLTSSSSGSCKSHPSPSGHPWHRSLSQPVGVSVRPISTSGMVTMRHLASGCSRDSGFTSQDTLYAQPITEHQVSNVSSHSNQSTGSTTMRPVTTSTWPDLQESSIQFDRQSQNVVNERPHTISSAYEKGHHQRPALSVYTFQAPEGTGTGTTCCHSQPASPVSSSSSCSSSNQQHTHLQNQQNRVQMRNNRPPIPSRCSSLERPVVPAKNEPPGSPRGKPKLPLPAHLAKELTTHQLQQPMYVNMHELANLAASRAQEMQQLPPPPPPTSGAISDKADAPEKDGGSLTSESSLESSSGYGSQTTLPHVQQLSQNPSQGAEEENTSNQQEKAALSTGLCSTRQQNQNHNQNKSATLLPRRGSMQQAVRPAPPVRRTSTIIGGTFNALINNPNASNNDDNNKKDVTKDEAHDEADNLPPPPAFLLESTSPTPTPTPQRSISVSETVRTLTELRHTPASPSFLRKLASSQQNNNSVSTTIASTTATTNTLIRRTQSIDRTSTIRSHSQDRSSVSSLTGQQSHSQVQGQGPGGVGQGFMAVLSAKLVPSSLLPNNVASNTNANINSGSPKTSRRHSVEQQSNRNSRAPSSFLGTLNAKLAQQQQGVQSQGVLNTANRSASVRRIMGNRIPMVDLDPLQVRDSLMDQIRRGTALRKTSGPINDCSAPKIY